The region TCTGCCACACGATTGAAGAGGCCTCTTGAGATTAAAAATGTCCGCTTTGAATTTATTACTCTCTCCAAGAAAAGATTTTTTGGATTTGAAGAGACGACCCTTTTTGGTGAAAAGGTAAAAATTTCGGATCTAGAACGCACTGTTTTGGATGCCTTAGACCGGCCAGATCTGGTGGGTGGTATTGAGGCTAGTGCGCAAGTTCTATTTGAGGCAAGAAAAGGCCTTAATAGTTCCAAATTGCTCGATTATCTCAAAAAAATGAATAACACTGCCTTGTCTAGGAGATTTGCCTATTTATCGGCAATGTTCAAAGTCAAGCTGAGCAAAGCTCTTCAAAATTATCTCAAAAGCCAAGTCGCAAGAAACCCGGCCTTTTTGGGTGAACCGAGCAGATGGGGAATAAAGGGTAGCCATAATAAAGATTGGAACCTGGTAATTAATGTCCCTCAGCAAGAGCTTATAGGGGAGATTCAAATTGTATGATGGAACAACGTTATGCGGATATGTTTGCTAATGGAGCACAAGTTCCTCTTGAAATAGCTGAAAGGGAAATTACACATAACTTATGTTTTAAAAGTTTTTGAAGAAACTCAAATTCTAAAGAAACTTGCGTTTAAAGGGGGTACAGCGCTTCGTAAATGTATCTATGGGAAAGAAACCCGATTTTCCCTTGATCTGGATTTTACAAGAATAGACCAGAAAACAAATCCAGATGACCTTATTCTCGAAGTGGTCCAAAATTTAAGGAAGTCGGCTTATGGAATTCAATTTAATGTAGCAGTGAAAGATTTTTATGTGACCGATGATCAATCTGCCTGTGGTGCAGTAATCCGTTATCGTCATGATTGGCATGAAGCTTTTTTTAAATTGGAAATCAGCCTTAGAGAAACACCTTCTTTACCTCTTGTCTCGATGCCACTCAAGGCGCAGGCTTATTTTAAGTATCTTGAGTTTTCTCCATTTTCTGTTCCTTGTTTGCAATTTGAGGAACTGCTGGCAGAGAAAATTCGAGCAGCCGCCCAGCGCGTTAGATCACGGGACCTTTATGATCTTGCTCAGGCTGCGGAGAAACCCTTTATTGCCAACTTGATCCGTGCTCTTACTGTGACTAAGTTCTGGAATGTTCGCGATATCTTTGATCCCCAAAGGTTTTTAGAAAAAATACAATCAAGTCGGTATGACTGGGATGATTTGAAACAGCTTCTTCGGAGAAGTGGAAGAATCGATTCCAAAAAATTGATTGGCAATTGCCAGCGTCGTTACCAATTCTTAAAAAACCTCACGGAAGACGAAAAAAGGATGATAGCCGATGCCAAACGACATCGCCTAAAAGAAGACTTCATTTTATCAAATTGCCATAATCTTTTTTGATTAAATTTAACTAAAGCTTCAATGCCATCTTATTGCAATAGGCTGGGTGGGTTGGGACTCCACAAATGTCAAATCTTTGACTCTTCAAAGGCTCGGATTCTTGTACAATTAGCTTTTTGTATCTCCATTTGATTCATCAAATTATAACTATCTAAAATTATTAGATAAAACAAACCCATTTCACTTAAAACTTTTAGGGTAACTGGTATGATAATTGCTGTGTCTTATTATTAGGGGGACCAGAGAATGAAGGGGGTTTTGTGAAACATATGGACCTAAAAATTTTAAATGTGGATGACCTAGAAGATTCAAGTGAACTTGAGCAAGAAACCGTAGCCTCGGTTCCAGCTACAAACCCTTGCAAAGAAATGGCCCAAGAATCGCAAGGCACTTTGTCTTGCGGTGGAGTTTATGTGCCTCGGGCCTTAGAGCCATCGCCTTTTCAACAAAAATACGGTGCACTTTATTTACCCAATGCTCGCCAACAAGTGATCATGCTAAAAAATACCAAACCCATTAGCATTAGCAATCTGCGTGGCCCTTACTTAGAAGCGGAAGAAACAGTTGAACGTTTCGTCGAAGAGGGCAATCCGGTTTTAAAGAAATTCTTTCGCAGCGATTGTAACTAAGTCTAATTAACCCAATTCACCCAAGCTTTACGAAACCCTTTGCGCGAGAGCGACGAGTCATGAGCGCTTAAAAAGCGTATGGTTTGTTGAAGTTAGGGTATGACCGGAGGGAATACACTAACTTCATACAAACCAACGTTTTTTAAGCGCGAATACGAGGAGCGGAGCGCGGGTTGAGGAAAGCTTGGGTGAATTGGGTTAATTAGACGACTTCCTGCCATTCGGGGAATGGTGTTGCAGCCCCCTGACTTGCTTCTTTAAATAAAGCCTGAACTTTTTTCGTAATAGTGCCAGGGTTCCCACTCCCAATCATACGATCATCTAATTCACGAATAGGCGTGATCTCTGCGGCGGTGCCGGTTACAAAGATTTCATCAGCGATATAAAGTTCATCGCGAGTAAGATTCGTTTCAATCACTTGAATTTTTTCTCGCTTGAGCAATTGAATGACCGAATCACGCGTGATGCCTTCTAGTGCGCTAGTAATGGGGGGAGTTTTGACAATCCCTTTTCTAACCGAGAAGAGATTTTCACCACTGCACTCGCTTACATTGCCTTGCGTATCGAGCATGATGGTCTCTTCATAGCCAGCCAGCATGGCTTCGCGTTTGGCTAAGATGGAGTTGATATAATTACCCACCGCTTTACTTTTGGTCATGGTGACATTCACATGATGGCGGGTAAAACTCGAAACTTTAGCGCGAATCCCATTTTTAACACCTTCATCGCCCAAATAAGTCCCCCATTCCCAAGCGATAATGGCCACGCGAATGGGATTATGCACCGCATGTAGGCCCATGGCCCCATCGCCCAAGAAAACTAAAGGTCTTAAGTAACCATGTTTGAGTTTATTAACTCGGAAAATTTCTTTACAGGCTTCGATCACTTCTTCTTTAGAAAAGGGGATTTTAATTAAGAGGATATGGGCAGAGTCATAAAGCCGGTCAATGTGTTCACGCAAGCGAAAGATCACACTTTTGCCGTCTGGCCGCTGATAGCAGCGGATGCCCTCAAAAACGCCCAAGCCATAATGCAAGGTGTGAGTGAGCACATGAACTTTGGCTTCATCCCAGGGCACCATCTTGCCATCGAGCCATATTTTATCGACTTTAGGGACACCGCCTACTTTTTCTTTTTGAGTCATTTGAGCCATCCTTGTAGTTTCTCTGAAAACGGTTTTTTTGCAACTCCTTTTTCAGTAATGATGGCGCTTAGCAGTTCGTGAGGGGTGACGTCAAAACTATAATTGAAGACGTTTATTTCTGCGGGGGCAATGGGGATGCCATTAAGATGGGTGACTTCTTCGGGGTGTCGTTCTTCGATAATAATCTGTTCTCCACTAGGGGTTTTTAGATCAATCGTAGAAGTAGGTGCCACGGCATAAAATGGGATGGCATGGGCCTTGGCTAAGGTTGCCACCCCATAGGTGCCAATTTTATTGGCCACATCACCATTGGCTGCAATGCGGTCGCTGCCCACAAAGACCCCGTGAATTTTCCCAAGCTTCATCAAATGGGCAACCATATTGTCGGTTATCAGTGAGGTGTGAATTCCATTTTTAGAAAGCTCCCAGCAGGTGAGCCTAGCCCCTTGTAAATAAGGCCTGGTTTCACTCGAGATCACTTGAAAAGTTTTTCCCTGGCGTTTGGCTTCATAAAATACCGAAAGGGCAGTTCCTTGCCCTGCCGTTGCCAATGCACCGGCATTGCAATGGGTAAGATAGGTTTTGCCATTTTCAATCAATTCAGCGCCCCATTTGCCCATGAGTCTGCACATCTCAATGTCTTCTGCTTCAATGGCCTTGGCTTCGTTGAGAATAACCTGCAGATTTTTAGGCTTAAGTTTTAAAATTCTTTCCACGGCCCAGGCTAAATTGACTGCGGTAGGGCGCGTAGATTTTAAGTAAGTAGCGGCTTGTTGAAGGTCTTCAGATTTCAATGCAGCCAAAGCCATGGCATAACCTGCCGCAACTCCAATGGCCGGCGCACCTCGTACCACCATATCTTTGATGGCAAGGCCCACTTCTTGGTAGGTTTGATAAGTGTGATAAATTTCTTGGGCCGGAAGTTTGCGTTGATCTAATAAAATCAGCTGATTATTTTTCCACTCAAGGGTTTTAAATTTAAGGTTCATTAAATTATTTAGATGGGAAAATAGGGCTTTTATAAAATAAATCTAGAATTTCATCGGGCAAGGGATCATTAAAATCATCAGTAATATTAATCTTACCTTTGGCCAGCCCAATCGGGCGTTGGTTTTTCTTTTTTTTAGGAATAGGGCGCACTTCGGCCACCGGGATATTATGCTTGCAAATCGTTAACACATCCCCTTCTTTTAGAGATTGTAAGTATTTGGAAAGATTAGTTTTTGCATCATGAATGTTAATATGCTTGTTCATAACGAGTTCAAATGTAGACTAATATTTGAACTAGGTCAAGATAGGCGCTTCTTTTCTAACTACTTTTTAGGAGCTTAATAATTTGTTGATACGCTTGATGGTTTTTTGAATGTATTTTTCGTCAAGTTTTTTCCCGAATAACTCTCGTAGTTCTTCAATGTCGCGACGATCTACGCTGCGGTTAGCCAGGGTTTTAAGAACAATGATGTCTTCAGGTGTGGCAATTCTTACGAATTTATCGCCAAGTTTTTTTTCGACGGCTCGATGAACAACGTCGGATCCTATATAATGGTCAGCATATAAAAGATCGATGGGAACTCCATCGACTTTGGCTTGTAGTTGGTATTCTCCTCGGGATTTTACAGGTATTTGGTGATTTGTTAAAAGATTTTTAATAATCTTTAGATCATCAACTAAGACATAAAAATCAATATCGACGGTATTAGCCCTTCCATTATAAAGCATCATGGCTAACCCACCAATCACGCAATAATTAATATCGTTGTTCTTAAAAAGGGTTGTTATCTTGATCAAGGCATTAAGCATCATATTTACTTAAGGCCTTTGAAAGTTTAGGATAGGATAGGTTTGAATTCCTTAATTCCAGAATCTCATAAACCGCAATGGGGTCTACTTTTCTGTTCAATTGGATTTTAGGAATAATAAGGTTAGATTTAGGGAGGTGCTCGCTTTTCTTGAGGATTATGCTTATAAGTTCTTCATAGTAAGGGTAGTGGCGATTTAGGACATAGAAAGTGCAGGAGGGTTCTTTCTTGATAATACCCGCCTTGATCAATTGATTTAAGGCTTTAAAGATCTGCGAGGGGCTTTTTTTTAGAACCTTGGCCAATCTTCTGCCACTGCATCCCCCTCGTAGACCTAAATACAATAAAACTTTCTCTTTGGCGGTACTGTTGAGGAGTCCTTTCATCGTGTATCTATTATATAGGTACACTTAATTTATTCAAGGACATTTTATACTGCTCAAAAAAATGAATTTTCATTTAGTTACTAACAAGTCCGTGGTGTGTCTAACATTTTGCTTCGGCTTTTGGCCTGCGACTGCGTCAGATTTCACGAAAAGTCCTCGACGTACCTATGGGTACGCCTCCGGGCTTTTCGCTCATCTTCCTTGTCTCGGCTCAAAATAATTTTTTCTTCAACAGATCGTTGACTACTTGGGGATTGGCCTTGCCTTTGGATTCTTTCATTACTTGGCCTACAAAAAAACCAAATAATTTATCTTTGCCCGATTTGTATTGTTGAACATTGTCAGGGTTGGCAGCTAGGACTTTATCAATAATGGCTTCAATGGCACTGCTATCCGAAAGTTGGCCACCCATTTTGTTGACAATGGTTTCGGCGCTTTGTTTTTCCGTGTGCATGGCCAAAATCACATCTTTGAGCATTTTGCCGCTAATGGTGCCTTTGAGGGTCATGGTGATGGCTTTGCCCAGTTCAATGGCTGGGATAGTCTCAAAAGGTTTTTCTCCTTTGGCAGCTAAGCCCAACATCTCGGTCATAATAATGTTGCTAGCCCTTTTGGCATCACCACATTGTTTCACCACTTCCTCAAAATAGAGGGCAACTTCTTTTTCAGCCGTTAGAACTTCGGCATCATAATGGGGAATAGCATAATCGCGTTCAAAGCGTTCTGCCTTTTGATGACCCAATTCAGGTAAGTTCTTTTGAATCTCTTTAAGCCAAGCGTCATCGATGATGAGTGGTAATAAATCAGGATCGGGAAAGTAGCGATAGTCGTGGGCTTCTTCTTTGCTGCGCATAGATTCCGTGATGCCTTTGGCAGAATTAAATAAGCGAGTTTCTTGTACCACACGGCCACCTTCATTTAATATCGCTTCTTGGCGGGCGACTTCATATTCGATGGCCTTTTCTACAAATTTAAAACTGTTGATGTTTTTTAATTCGGCACGGGTGCCTAATTTTTCTGAACCCACGGGTCGTAGGGAAACATTGGCATCACAGCGAAAGCTGCCTTCTTCCATGTTGCCATCACACACATCGAGATAAACTAAAATATTGCGCAAGTGTTTTAGATACGCGCTTGCTTCTTCAGAACTGCGAAGATCAGGGCTGCTTACGATTTCCACCAAGGGCGTTCCTGCGCGGTTAAGGTCGACATGGCTGGAATCAGGGTGGCCAAAGTCGTGTAGTAATTTCCCGGCATCTTCTTCCATGTGGATGCGCTGAATTTGCACTCGCTTCTTTTGATCTTTGACATAAAATTCTAAATAGCCATCTAAACAAAGAGGAAATTCATATTGGGAAATTTGATAGCCTTTGGGGAGGTCAGGGTAAAAATAGTTTTTGCGGGCCCAAATGCTGCGTTTTTGAACTTTGCAATGAGTCGCCAGGCCTGCTTTGATGGCATATTCCACAGCGGTTTTATTCAATACCGGTAACACGCCAGGTAGCCCCAAACAAACTGGGCAAGTGTTTTTATTAGGCGGTTCACCAAAAGTTGTTGGGCATGAGCAAAAAATCTTTGACTTGGTTTTGAGTTGAGCGTGAACTTCTAGCCCAATGACGGTTTCATATTGCGTCATAACGTAGGCCTCCTCTTATGCCAAACGGTGGCTTGTTCATAAGCAAAAGCTACGTGAAATAATTTTTCTTCGGCAAAGGGGCCAGCAATGAGTTGCATGCCAATCGGTAAATTTTGAGAATTAAAACCACAAGGCACGCACATGCCTGGCAAACCGGCTAAGTTAACATTAATGGTGTAAATGTCAGACAAATACATTTTTAAAGGGTCGTCGGTTTTTTCTCCGAGTTTGAAAGCGCAAGTGGGGGAGGTTGGAGTTACCAGGGCATCTACTTCTTTTAAGGCATTTAAAAAATCTTGTCGAATGAGGGTGCGTACTTTTTGGGCCTTCAAATAATAAGCATCATAGTAACCGGCAGAAAGCACATAAGAGCCGAGCATAATGCGCCGTTTAACTTCACTGCCAAACCCTTGTGTTTTGGATTGCTCATATAAATCCAACAAGGTTTCAATATTTTTAGCACGAAAACCATAACGTACCCCATCGTAGCGGGCCAGGTTGCTGCTCGCCTCAGCTGGGGCCAAGATATAATAAGTGGGTACGCCATATTCGGTGTGAGGCAATTGAACAGGTTTGACAGTAGCGCCCAGTTCTTTCAAAGTTTGTAAGGCTTGTTGCAAGGATTTTTCGATTTCTGGGTCCAGCCCTTCGGCAAAATATTCTTGAGGGATACCTAAGCGAATGCCCTTGAGGTCTTTTTTTAAGGCCGCAAGATAGTTGGGCACGGGCTGATTGACCGAGGTGGAATCTTTGGGGTCGTAGCCCGCAATGGTTTGCAACATTAAAGCACAATCGCGCACGTCTTTGGCCATGGGGCCCACTTGATCGAGCGACGAAGCAAAGGCAATAACGCCATAACGCGACACCCGACCATAGGTAGGTTTGAGACCCACAATACTGGTGAGGCTAGCGGGTTGACGGATTGATCCACCCGTGTCGGTGCCAAGGGTAGCATAAGAAATCCCTGAGCTGACCGCCGATGCAGAACCACCACTGCTTCCCCCAGGAACACGGTTTAGATCCCATGGGTTTTTGCAGGGGCCAAAATGTGAAGTTTCGTTACTCGAACCCATGGCAAATTCATCCATGTTCAGTTTTCCCGTGAGAATAATGCCAGCATTTAAAAGTTTCTGTACGGCCGTGCTGTTATAAGGGGGAATATAATCTCCCAGAATCTTGGAAGCACAGGTGGTGCGAACCCCTTCGGTTAAGAAAATATCTTTGAGGCCCATGGGTACCCCAAATAGTGGGGGCAAATCGCTAGCAGGATTTTTTGCTAAATGTTGATCAAGCTCTTGCGCCCTAGCCATGGCCTTTTCTGGGCATAGCGTGATAAACGCATTGAGTTGTGCATTCAATTTTTCAATACGTTTAAGTTGAGCGGCCGTTATTTCTTGGCAAGAAATTTCTTTGGCTTTAATTTTTTGATGAATTTCAAAAAGGGTGAGGTGAGCTAGTTCCATGGTTGACTCAAAACTTTAGATAACTTTGGGGACGCGGAAAAACCGGTCTTCGGTGTCGGGGGCTACTGCAAAGACTTTTTCTAAAATATCACAAGGGTGGGCGATGTCTTCACGAAAAATGGCTTGGGTATCGACAGCATGAGAAGTGGGTTCAATGTTACTCGTATTAAGTGAGTTAAGCTTTTCCACATGGTGTAAAATGTTTTGCAACTGTTCAGTATAAACTTGAATTTCTTCTTCTTTGAGTCGAAGCTTAGCGAGCTTGGCTGCCTTAATAACATCATCGCGAGAAATCATGGTTGCCTTTCGTTATTTGTTTTCAAAAACTTGTAAAACCTTTTTCAAAAAACCACTCTCTTGACCCGCTAACTCTTCTAGTTCGCCTTGGTCAAGATAAACTCCACCGCAAGAGAAACATTTGTCAATCGTAACCCCTCGATATAAAATAGCGTGAAGCTCCATGCCACATTTGGGGCAATGCATAAAATGAAGGTTTTTTAGCTGGGTTTTTTCTTTTTCAGCCATTTCTTTTTTGATTTTGTCAGTAAAGGCTTTGCGTTTTTCAATTTCTTGTTTGGCAAAAAATTCTTCTTCGGGGCTCTTTTTGGTGGCATCCATAGGTTGACTCCTTTATGATTGGATAAGAATATACTAAACTCAGTGAGCTACATACAAGCAAAACTATGTTGATACTTCCATCCCCCTTTGGGCAAATAGGATTTTTTGTTTTAGGCGCGTTGTGGGGTTCTTTTCTTAATGTATGTATTGTGCGTATTCCCCAAGAGCAATCCATTGTGTTTCCTGCCTCGCATTGCCCGCATTGCCAGCGGGCTTTAAGCTGGCATGAAAATATCCCACTTTTTTCTTACTTATTTTTAAGAGGGCAATGTCGCACCTGCCATCAAAAAATTAGTAGCCGTTATTTTTGGGTAGAATTATTAACCGCAGGTTTAGGATTATTAACCTATTATTATTTAACCCCTTGGCCGGTGGCCCTGCTTTATTTTCTGTTGTTGGTGTGTCCGTTGATTGTCTTGTCTTTTATTGATCTTGAACATCAAATTTTGCCGAATGTTATTACTTTGCCCGGTGTTTTGGTGGGATTGGTCGTACGACAGGCCCATCTTTATATACTTCATATAACCGAAGGGCCATTGCTGGATTTGAATAAGCTCATGCTGCAAACCCTGGTGGATTCTTGCATGGGGGTGTTAGTTGGAGCTGGCACTTTGTTTTTGCTCAGCGTGTTTTATCACAAAATTCGCAAGCGAGAGGGTTTAGGTTTTGGCGATGTGAAACTGGCGGCTATGTTGGGGGCATTTTTTGGCTGGAAACCCGTGTTTGTGATTTTTTTAATCGCATCGATTACCGGATCCATTGTGGGGCTTATTTATATTTTGTTTTCGAAAAAAGATTTGAAAGCGGCCATTCCCTTTGGGCCTTTCTTAGCACTCGGCGCCCTTTTTCAACTTTATTGGGGGCAGGCCTTTTTGCAAGCTTACTTCAAGTTTTTTAAAAATTTGATCCATTGACGATGTCATTGCGAGCGAGCCCCGTCGGCGAGCGTGGCAATCTTCCAATTCATCTGCAATTATTTACCACGTCTTTTCGAATCCGGCTTAAGGCTCTCTCAACCCCAAGCAAAGGGGTTTCGAGTAGCCTCTTCCCGCTTCGAAAAGACTTTTCCGTAAATATTTGCAGAGATATGAAAAGTTTTACTGAAGTCGGCTGAAGCTGGAAGGGGTTTGTCCCTGTCGCTTTGCTCAGGGTAAACTCCAGCTTTCACCACTATGGCTATAAAGCCGTGAAAGCCGAGACTTTGAGTGCGCCCAGGGGCCGTAACCCCTGGGGCGACTCAGGACCCCTGGAAGCTTCTGCCGACTTCAGTAAAACTTTTAAGTTTTATATATAATAAAGTTAAATTATATATAAATTATGCATAATTATATTATTTTTATGGGATTTTTAATAAAAAGATAATGACTTTCTTGAAATTAAGGCACATTTCGATTAAGATCATGAGTCTGTGAATAATCCTAATCCTAAACCTATTTCAAAAAAATTTAAAAACAATGTTCGGATGTTGCGCGAACAGCAATTGTTGAGCAAGGCAGAATTGGCGCGTAAAGCAGGTTTGTCGGCTTTAACGATCGATCGCATTGAATCGGGCATCCCCTGTCGAATGGACACCATGCGAAAAATAATTCTCGCCCTTGGTTTTCAGCTCACCGATAAAGAAAAAGTTTTTCCAGCATGACTTCATTAAGATATCTCACCAGTGGCGAATCCCATGGCCCAGCTTTAAATCTCATTTTGGAAGGTATGCCAGCAGGGGTGCCCATCACACTTGAAGCCATCAATCATCAATTGCTACGTCGGCAAAAAGGTTATGGCCGGGGTGGGCGCATGAAAATCGAAACCGATCAGGCGATTGTGATGTCGGGGATTCGTCATGGCAAAACCTTAGGCAGCCCGATTGCTATCCGTATTGAAAATAAAGATTGGAATGTTTGGCAACAAGAGATGAGTCTTTGGCCTATCTCGGGAGATCCAAAACGCGAAGTAACTTCGCCGCGCCCTGGCCATGCCGATCTTTCGGGTGGGCTTAAATATAATTTTAAAGATTTGCGCAATGTTTTAGAAAGGGCCTCGGCTCGTGAAACCACGTCGCGCGTGGCCGTAGGGGCCTTGTGTCGCCAATTGTTAGAGCATTTTGGTTTTGTGCTGGCAGGCCATGTGGTGGCAGTGGGAGATATTTGTTGGGATGGCCTTCGCCCATCGGCCAAAGAAATTCTTGAACGCACCGAAGAGGCCCCTATGCGGTGCTTAGACCCACAAATCGAAACCAAGATGATGGCACGAGTCGATGAAGCTAAAAAAGCAGGCGATTCTGTGGGTGGAGTTTTTGAAGTGATTGTAGAAGGTGTTCCGCCGGGTCTAGGCAGCCATGTGCATTGGGATCGAAAACTCGATGGGAGGCTCGCGCAAGCGCTTTGTTCTATTCAGGCGGTCAAAGGTGTAGAAATCGGCGAAGCCTTTAGACAAGCTCATTTACCAGGCAGCCAAGTGCATGATGGAATTTTTTATAACGCACAACAAAAGAAATTTTTTCACAAAACGAATCGTGCGGGTGGTTTAGAAGGGGGCATGACCAATGGTGAGCCCCTCATTTTACGTGGTGCTCTCAAACCTATCGCCACTTTGTATACTCCACTGCACTCAGTCGATGTGGTCACCAAAAAAGAATTCGAAGCAGCTGTCGAGCGCTCAGATACTTGTGTCGTTCCTGCGGCTAGCGTGATTGCTGAAAATGTAGTGGCAATCACCTTGGCCGATGCCTTTTTAGAAAAGTTTGGCGGCGATAGTCTTGATGAAATTCGCCACAACTACGAAGCCTATTTACAACAAATCCATTCCTATTAAGAAGGTTCGATGGTTCGCCATAGGCCTTCAAAAATCCTCGTCATTTGTGTGGTAATATAATTCTCCCATTCGGGTGATTGAAAGCCAGCTTCGCTGCTTCGAATATCAGCGGGTGAAGTGTCAAGATAGAGATCGTGGCTATAAAGATTCCAAATTGCATCATATTTATTGGCATAACTGGTGTGGGCGAGGGTGTTATGATAATAAAGCGAAAGCCCTAATTCCCAACCCACTAATTGGCCAATGTCATTGGCCATGGTTTCTTCTCGAACCGTTCCTTGATTCCCCTGAGGTCTAATGTGGGGTATGGCATGAAAGAGTTCATGACAGAAGACCTCAACCATCATTTCAGGATTATGTTCTAAATTAATTGGCGAGAGCATGAGACTATAGTTTTTGGGGTCATAATAGCCAACTGTTTGAGGACCGAATTCTTGCATTTTGGCAGGGGTCATTAGGCTAATTTTCAAAGGCATGCCCCCATCAATTTGTTTTTTTATAGCTTCAAGTAATTTATAACCGGTTTCTGACTGACTTATTTGGTCTAAGATTTTATAAACTGATCTTTTGAGCTTAGGATTTTTGATTTTAATGCATTGCCTAATCGCTACCAAGGTGTTGTGGACCCTTAATGGATTATCAGGTTTAAAGGCACTTGTATGAAAAGATGGGGCTGGAGTTTTAAGCCCTTGTTCAAAATAAGGTTGGTAATAATCAATCTCTTCTAGGCTTATCCCAAGGTTTCCATCAGTAGGTTCAATGCGATTATAATTGTGCAGTAGCCACTTGGACTGTTCCAACATTTCTTGTGAAAACTCACTTTCATCGAAAGGCTGACCTGATTTTAAATTAGCTTTAAAAGCGAGAAATTGTTCTCTGAAATAAGCCCGTTCTTTGGGTGGAAGCTGTCGGTAAACCGAAAGCATGAGATTAAAAAATTTAAAATGGGCTTCGGTAGGTGGAATTTCAAGAATTGGGGTTACACCCGTTGGATTTGCTTGTTGTAACTGATCAAAGGTATCAAGTCGTTCAATGATCTTTTCAACGATGGTGGTGAGAAATTTTCGCCGATCATCAACTTGTGGATGAGCAGTTTCTGAAAATTGCAGCAGGGCTAGGGTCGTTTCATGAAATTGACTAACAGCATAGATTTCTTCAGGATAAACCGATTCATTGCCATCAATATCAAAAACTGGGAAATAGATTTTATCGTTCATCGTTAAACCCCTAGAAAAGCCCCCGGGGCATTTCCCTTCCATTAGAATTTTCGGTTAGTTAGATGAGTGGAGTTACGGCAAAATACCATGAATATTGCATTTGCCGTATTCTCGCTTGGCGAGGTGCGTTACAAAAATAATCCGTTGGTAAAGATGGCTAGATTTATGCTAAAATCTCTGCATTAGCTAGGAGGGGTTATGCGGGTGTTTTTAATGATAATTCTAGGCGCGGTGTTTTTGTTAATGATTGAACCCTTGGGTCATGCCCTTAAGGTGTCGCTCAGAACCGTTCAAGTTAATCTTTATCACAAACAATTTGTGCCGAACTCAATAAGTGTGGGGCATAATGATGATATTAAGATTTGCAACCAAGATGACTTTCGGCATCATCCCTTTAGCTTAGATCATTACAATAAATTTAGTGGAGTTATTTTGCAACCGGGGGAGTGTTATTCTTTTCGGGCTTTTAATCCAACCACAGAAACTAGGCGAGTGATTGTTTACGATGAAATTCATTCAGAAGAAAGACTAGAACTTCAAGTGTCGCCTGGTGATCCTGGGCCTCCACCAGAATATTCCAATCCTCCCCCTGTTCAAGGATCCTCGGGCAATTCGGGGAATGGGCAACCCATTTTTGTTAGCGAAGCAAGCTATGGTATGAATTGCTATAATACTCCTGGGAGTCGTGTGGTACAGGGTAATGCTACGCTCGATATGCGCGCGGCTTGCGATAATAAGACACGTTGTGAATATCTCATTGACCCGCGTAGTTTGGGTGACCCGGCTCCTAATTGTAGCAAAGAATTTTTTGCTAGCTGGAGTTGTGGGAGTATTTACTTATCTGAGCCCAGAAGTTACCGAATAAGAGCT is a window of Deltaproteobacteria bacterium DNA encoding:
- the aroC gene encoding chorismate synthase, whose amino-acid sequence is MTSLRYLTSGESHGPALNLILEGMPAGVPITLEAINHQLLRRQKGYGRGGRMKIETDQAIVMSGIRHGKTLGSPIAIRIENKDWNVWQQEMSLWPISGDPKREVTSPRPGHADLSGGLKYNFKDLRNVLERASARETTSRVAVGALCRQLLEHFGFVLAGHVVAVGDICWDGLRPSAKEILERTEEAPMRCLDPQIETKMMARVDEAKKAGDSVGGVFEVIVEGVPPGLGSHVHWDRKLDGRLAQALCSIQAVKGVEIGEAFRQAHLPGSQVHDGIFYNAQQKKFFHKTNRAGGLEGGMTNGEPLILRGALKPIATLYTPLHSVDVVTKKEFEAAVERSDTCVVPAASVIAENVVAITLADAFLEKFGGDSLDEIRHNYEAYLQQIHSY